The DNA sequence TGACAGTGTTGTGGGCAATCTTAAGTTTCTTCTTGTCTACATTGACAGCCTTGAGTATCACTCCAGCATGATTGCAGATGCAGTGAAGAAGGTGATCAAAGTTGGCAAGGTGAGTTTAGAAAGGTGCTGGTTCAAGGTTTTGTTACTGCTCTCTGGGGAACCTGCAAGGAGTCTCCTTTCTCTCCAGGTCCCCAGAACATCTTTTGCTCTGTGACCTCCTCAGGGCTGTTCTTACCCCCATTCTCTTGGCTGTTTCATCCTTTTGGTCTTTTCTGCCTCTTTTAGTTCCCATCTGCTGTTCCCTCTTTGCTGCTCCATCCATTGCCCTTTTCATGGTCATCTGAATGCGGAACTTGCAGTTCTCTCTCTGGGGGTGGAGCAATGGAGGGAGAGGCAGTCAGGATGAGGCACCAGCTTCATCTTGTCCATGCCTGGGAGCCCAATCTTCATCTCCATTTCTCTTACCTGGTCTGTCTCCTTATTTCCTCCAAGGTAACCTCATCCTGATGTGCACTTCTCCATCTCACTTCCTGCTCAGCCTTCCATCCTACCTTGCAGCAGTTTTCCTAGTGGCTCAGAAGAGTGGGCAATTTGCTCCTCACCTGGCTACCTCCTTTCATCCCTGCTGCAATGCATCTTCTTTTTGGCCATCTGTTTTCTTGGGTTCCATCTCCTTGACTATGCTGCCCTTATCTCCCTTCATGggctctcttctcttcttccccacGGCTATTGCTGATGGTGGCTGTAGGTTCGGACTCGAGACATGGGCGGCTACAGCACCACAACCGACTTCATCAAGTCTGTCATCGGCCACCTGCATCCCCATGGGGTCTAGAGCTCTTTATTCCCTCCAACCTCACAAGGACCATACTACCTACACATCCCTTCAGTACAGTGGACCAGGGAAGACACCTTGAACCTCTAGACAGTGGACCATAATTGATTTCTGGGCAGAGCCTAGGTTGTCCTGGGGCTGGCTTCCTTAGGGAACTTATACTGGGCGGTGGGGGTTTTAAGGGGTGGGACCTAGGTCACAGGATGATGACACTTCTCCCCCACAGGTTCGAACCTCCGATATGGGAGGCTATGCCACTTGCCACGACTTCACTGAGGCTGTCATTGCTGCCCTACCCCACCCATAGGTCCTGCCCATATTCTTGTAAGGTGTTTACCAATAAAACATGCATATCAGCTTttgtgaatttgtttttattggggTTTGGGACATGGGGTGGGAAGTCACCTTGGGGTATGCCCCTCCCCCCAAGGAATGTCCGTTTTAATCTTGTGATGCTTTgtgcaattttttctttttcttggtgctGGTTTTGCTGCTAGCAGCCTCTTCAGGGCCGCTGCTGACTGGCTCCTCCTTGGAAAAGAATCTCCTCTTTTTCTTGGAGACACTCCTGCTCACCTCCTCAGGCTCGCTAGCTGTTTCTTCCTTGGGTGAAGACTTCTTCCTCTTTGGAAGACTTGTGCTGCCACCAGCTGTCTCTTCAAGATCACTACTAACCAATTCCTCCTTGGAAAAAGATCTCTTTTTCTTGGGTTTGGTGTAAGAGACAGATGGCTCCTCCATTCCATTCTCCTGAGGAACCTCCTGgggcttttgttttttcttctttttgggttTTTCATTCATCTCCTAAAGGGGAAAAGGGGCAAACAGGCATAAGGACAGTGTTATCTATGGTATGTGCAACCCCCCCCCCATTAAGATGCAGCAGAAAACCAACTGCCCAGTGCTTTTGGGATGGTTGCTTAATGGTGTGGGTCTAACTTTGGACATCTACTGTCAGAAGTCAGAACTGGAAGGCttgtaaaaaaattttctaaataaatttgtaTAAGTAACCTATAGGAAACCATGCTGGTTACACTAGAGTGATCATGTAAGTTCCAGAGAAGAGACTGAAATGGTCACAAAAGGCACTAAAAACGAAAACAGGAAATGATTCTAACCTGGTGCATTGAAGAGCTAGCTCCtttgtccccacccccactgtgAACACAAACTTCTGGACACACATCTGAGAACAAGAGCAGGCATTGATACTACCCCCGGTTGAGGACTCCTGGGAGGCTGCGGAGGACAGAGCACACTTGCCCAGGAAACAGGTGTGTGCTACAGCCAGCTCTGGGCTCTTGAGCAAGTTCTCTCAGCACCTATCTCCTTCCTACAGAATCAAGAGGTAGTTAAAGAGATTTGGTCCAAAAGCCTGGACACCAGACCATGGCTTGACATGGCACATCCTTTGTTCTGCTGGGAGAATCCAACCTAAAAACTTCTGAGAGTGGATCTGGTGGACTGACCTCACACTCCTCTGGAGTGCTACTGCTATTTCCTGAAGATGCCAGGGCAAGTGCAGCCAATcgctttttctccttctttaagCGCTTCTTCTCCTGTTTCTCCAGTTTCCTGGCAATCTCAGCAGCCGCTTCCTCTGCCTGGCAAAAAAGAAGTTCTGAGAAGGCCTGAAGATCTTGGCTTACCATAGTCACCTCTTTCTTTATTGGATCAGGCTCATtaaatcagtttttgtttttgcctcCACTTCACAAGGTCAGGCCAAGCAAGATGGTTCATCATCTCCAACTGCTACTTAGAGTTCTCTACCACCCTACAAAGCCCAAACTGACCTGAATCATTGCTTCCTTCATGACATCCAGATTCTTCCGTGGAATCTCTCCAGTTTCATAGAAGGACAGGCGCTCTTCAACTTGTTCTCGAAGCTTCTCCCCAAATACACTTGTAGGAACCTCTGGATGTGTGTGTTTAAGTAAACAAAGTCTGTCAGCCCTCAAAGGGACAaactacccccacccccattcccagtATTCCCTCTACCCTCAGCTTTACTCAGACCCAGAGTTATCAACACTCACTAGGTGAACTGCTGTTGACGAAAAATATTAACCATCATTGTAGAAGCTGCTAGGGTAGTTTGCCTCCCCGGTTCCCAGCCCCTCACCCATAAGTGCCAACCTCCTCACCCATACCAGAGAAGCAATCGATTCGTGAGGCAATACTGCATTTGTTTGCCAGGTATCGGGAGATGCGGCCTTTGTTCTTGGCAGCTGCTCGGCCAATGAAGGTAGAATGGAAAATGAGTCCATATTTTGGTGTGTTACCCCTTGTCTTCAGGGCTCTGAGAATATTCAGCAGAGAGTTTAAGATCAGAAATTTCAACCCCATTAGCAgctcctcccatcccctcccctccaagtCTCCAGAGTGTGCTTCAGGCTGGGCTAGACCCCAACACAAGCTAACCCATAGCTCCCAGAGGCAGAGGGAAGGCAAACAATGTCGCTGACCTGGAAACTTGGTCCCTTTGCTGGGCCCTAGGAATCACTCAGACACCAGGACTGGCCATCACCCCCATAGCAGAGGCCTGTATAGGTCAGGGAGCCCCGGTCAGCCATCACTGTGATCCCCAAACAAGTAGAGGGCACCAGAAGTGGCACCTGATATGGGCAGGTGCCCTCACTGGTACCTGAATAGGGCCTTTTCAGCCCCAAGGATCTGCACTGTGGATGCTGGATACTTGGCCAGGTTGGTGAGGCTGCCAGCATGAGCAATGAGACGTGCACCTACCTGGAAAAAGATTCAAGGAAGAATTCAGAAGTGGGAATTGCTGACTTGTCATTCAAATAACCCCTGCTTTCTACCCCCCATCAGGCACAACTGGGGAATATATATGGTGGGTCAGTCAGGAAGTATAGCAGTGCAGAACGGTAACAATCCTAATCCCCCACTTTTGTATTCCCCATGACGCACCGCTTCCCCAATTAGGGCTGACAGGCTGGGGGCTACTTGGCTCATCTTGGAGCGCAGGTAAGTGTGTAGGCTCTGGCGGTACTCTGACAAAGACACCACACGACTGGAGAAGCTCTCGATGTTTATCAAGTCGATGGCAGATATGTCCATGCCTAGGAAACACCTAGTGTGAACAGAGGGGCCAGACATTCAGTCCCATACCTTATGCTAGCTGCCGGACTCTGCACTGACCCATGGAGGACCGTGAAGCATCCAGAATAGCTTTAGCTTTGGCCCCATCCATTGTCAGCTCCTCCAGCTTCTCCAACTTTTCCTCACTCAGTTCTTTTCGGTTTCCAATGAATTGGGCAAGGCGGCAGTATGTGGCATTGTCATTGATGATCTTCACCAGTTCTGGAAAGTGATACCCGTACCATTCCCTGCAAAAAGGTATAATCACTTCCTGACCTAGCTGCCATGTCTATATAAAGCTGTAGTTTTAGCCCTCTCTGCCTGGAGGAAATGGAACAACTCAGACTCAAATCCCTCCAGCAATTCCATGTTTCCCCATTCACAATGCAGACCAGGCACAGAGCCTGGGCTGAGGTGTACATGGGGTATGCTTACTCTGCCTCCCCTTTCTATACAGTCAGCGTAAGAACACAGCCTGTGGTAAGCATCAGGAGGCCCAGCTCCAGCCTACTCAGTTCTTCTATCCACAAGATTGTCAGCTCCAATTTGAGGGCTGATAGTTGCCTAAACTATAGGCCAAAGACTCCACCATCAAGGGTGGCCCCTTACCTGACACGCATAGAGAAAGTATTGATGTCTTTATCCAGTTGGTCCAAGAGGCTAATGGACTGGATGATCATGTTGTCCACCCGGTTCACATTAAACTTAACTTTGGCACGAGAATAGCTGTGTCCCAGCCCTAGTTGGGCTTTACAAGCTGACAGGTCGGTCAGACCCTTCACCAGATTATGGAAGTGCAGACGAACTCCTAAAAGGGGAGCAGGACTGTGAGCAAGCAGGAAGCTGCAACCTCAAGCAAGTTTTAGACCCCTCTTAAAGATGTCAAAAAATGGCAGGAGAGCCTCACCTCGCAGGATCTCGGCTACCACACCTCCAGTCTGGCAGTTGTACCCTAACTCCTCCTGTATAGCAGCACCAATCTTGGGATCCCCAACCCCCAAAagcactttcttctttttggatGGCAGGTGGGTCTCCAGGAGCAGGCGGAGGTCCTCATGAACAATGcctcaaggcaaaaaaaaatagtttccacTAAGATGGTGAAGGATGTTTGAATTGTAAAAGCTCAGCTGATCATGCTGGTCTCCTGGAAGCATGCTGGGATGACATGCCTAGACCTCTCCCATTCAGGCATTGCTCAGAGACATTGAGACATCAATGATCACACTCAGGGGATTGACAGATTTACAAGTCATCACTGCAAAGCCTGGATCAACCATGGGAGGAACTGGACTCAGGTCCAATAGCATGTGTAAAATGCATACGTGTAAAACACAtaactgaaaaatacatattactaCCTTATTAGCCTTCAGGGACCAAATCCCATTTGCTCACCTACATTTACCAAAATTTAACTTTCTAGTCAATTGAAAGTTAGAGACCCAGACTAGTGTTTAAACTTAAGCATAGCCCTCCCACCCCCAATTTTTAGGAATCAGTTTTCTCTACAGTGCCCACAAGTTCATAAAACCTACATCCTGgattatgtgtttttaaattacatCCTTCAGGTCACAAATACTGTCTAGCACAAACAATCCAAATGTAGAAAAGCAAATACTATAAACCCTCCAATAGAGTATCAGCAGGAACCACATCTCACTATCTCCTTGAAAGATTTGGCTGCGGCCAACTCACCTTCAGACACCGCATTGGCATTTTCCAAGGCAACCTGGGATGAGGAAAAGGGATTAAAGGCCACAAGACGGACAATGTTGTGGAACTTGCCCAGGCTGAGCACACATTCCTCCACCTGTGGGGACAAAAGAGGATGTATGGTTTCCTTCCTTCACTCTAGCCTCTGCGGTGCAGCAGAGTAGCAATTATCAGCCCTAGACATTATTAAAATATGCCAAAGCCTCACCCCCACATCTCGGGTTCAGCTTTAATCCATTCGAGGCGGAATCTGGGGGCTTATTTCTAAGTGCTTCTTAAGCGATTCTAACCGTGAGTCAGGGTAAAGACCCCCTGCTCCAGAGCTTGCTTTCCCTGTCTAGCCCTCCCTAACCCGCGCGGCCGGCCACGTGGGAGCGCGCGGTGCATGCTGGGGTTCGAAGGCCCCAGGGGCTGCAGTGCAGCCGGGCTAGCCCACCCATCTCACCCACCTGCGGCAGTAACAGGCTGATCTCCTCCACTTCCTTCAGCGCCAGCAGCGCGTAGCCTACCGCGTGCTCGAACAGCACGTGTAGCAAAACCTGGAACGAGAGTCGGGGCGCAAAAGTCAGCTAGGCCCACGAGTCCCGACCCCGCTCCCAGAGCAGGCCCTGGTTTAGGCCCTGGCTCAAACTCTAATCCAGACCTAAACCACGGCCTTCACATCACCCACAACCCACAACCACTCCTCACCATGGCGCTTGCTCCCTGCCCGGCTCGCAATGCGGCTAGCAGCCTCTAGCGCGCGGAACCAGGATCCAGAGGCCACGCCCTCTACCGATTAGCCAATCAGAGGCTAGGGAAGACACCATTCTCTGACTTCAGAGGGGTCCGCTGGAGTGGTATGGCCGCGAGGGCGGGCGGAGGTGGTGCCGAGCGCGAGCCGGCGGAGCTTTTCTGGCCTCTGCGGCTGCGCGGGCGGGTGCGGTTGCCGGGGACGCGCGGAAGCCGTCTTGGCCTGCAGGCCCAAAACGGTTTGAAAAGGCTCTTTTCCTAGTAGTGGGATCACTCCTGTTTTACAGTATAAGTGGAGGGCGAGAGAGCTCTTTGAAGTCGGGGGGCGGGAGGCACCATCTGGGCCAAGGTGACCATTCCAGGCTGGAGCTTTGCAGAGCCGGCTTCCCGCCGCGTTGGTGACTTGGGAACCCCAGACACTCTCCCACGCCCCGGCTGCAAgtgccctccacccccacccagggaACCCCGTGAACCCCGTGGTCCGCGCGCCCTCCCCTCTTGCCAGGGACCGGAGCCTGGCCTGGGGCGCTCTGACGCAGACCCTGCAGGAAACATGGCTTCTCGCGGCTTATTCatgcttttacattttatttagtattattcAATCAAAAAATGATGATGGCTGGCAATGCCGTAGAAAGGAAAGGCGATCCCATATCTTCCTAGGCCGATTTCTTGCCTTGCTTCACAGGACCAGCCTCTTCTGCGGGCCACGTGTTGCGCACAGTCTGGAGAGCGGCCCTAAATTCGTGTGGCGTCCGGTAGCTCTGAGTGAATGGCAGCTGCTTTCTTGTCCTGTAGGGCGGCTTTTGGCACTCGGGTGacgattttaaaattacttttgctttcaataactaatattaaaattataaacgCAAAACCTGGTTATTCTTAAGTAGTAtgtaccctgttttttttttaattctaagggGATTTT is a window from the Urocitellus parryii isolate mUroPar1 chromosome 6, mUroPar1.hap1, whole genome shotgun sequence genome containing:
- the Nop56 gene encoding nucleolar protein 56, whose product is MVLLHVLFEHAVGYALLALKEVEEISLLLPQVEECVLSLGKFHNIVRLVAFNPFSSSQVALENANAVSEGIVHEDLRLLLETHLPSKKKKVLLGVGDPKIGAAIQEELGYNCQTGGVVAEILRGVRLHFHNLVKGLTDLSACKAQLGLGHSYSRAKVKFNVNRVDNMIIQSISLLDQLDKDINTFSMRVREWYGYHFPELVKIINDNATYCRLAQFIGNRKELSEEKLEKLEELTMDGAKAKAILDASRSSMGMDISAIDLINIESFSSRVVSLSEYRQSLHTYLRSKMSQVAPSLSALIGEAVGARLIAHAGSLTNLAKYPASTVQILGAEKALFRALKTRGNTPKYGLIFHSTFIGRAAAKNKGRISRYLANKCSIASRIDCFSEVPTSVFGEKLREQVEERLSFYETGEIPRKNLDVMKEAMIQAEEAAAEIARKLEKQEKKRLKKEKKRLAALALASSGNSSSTPEECEEMNEKPKKKKKQKPQEVPQENGMEEPSVSYTKPKKKRSFSKEELVSSDLEETAGGSTSLPKRKKSSPKEETASEPEEVSRSVSKKKRRFFSKEEPVSSGPEEAASSKTSTKKKKKLHKASQD